Proteins from one Cryptomeria japonica chromosome 4, Sugi_1.0, whole genome shotgun sequence genomic window:
- the LOC131033136 gene encoding 1-aminocyclopropane-1-carboxylate oxidase-like → MEETGRPLWLKLHRLLCLLDFFQITNHGIDRGLLDRVKEVCSQQYKINREQNFKNSSPVKALNKAIEAEAKGNNVEKIENMDWEDVFQVHEMRDANSWPSEPKDFKEIIEEFRSQIFNLTEKLLEIVSESLGLEKGYLKWAFAGGDKEKPFFGTKVSHYPACTRPDLIKGIRAHTDAGGLILLYQDDEVPGLQVLNNGTWIDVQPMQYSIVVNIGDQLEAVSNGKYKSAWHRILPTKDGNRLSVASFYNPSYNALVSPAPQLIAQAQPNENAAHELYTYPKYLFGDYMKIYSQQKYEEKEPRFKAVGRLNEPIYC, encoded by the exons ATGGAGGAGACAGGAAGGCCATTATGGCTCAAATTGCACAGGCTTCTGTGTCTCCTGGATTTTTTTCAG attACAAACCATGGCATTGACCGTGGTCTTCTGGACCGTGTGAAGGAGGTATGTTCACAGCAATATAAGATTAACAGAGAACAAAACTTCAAGAATTCTTCACCAGTAAAGGCACTGAACAAAGCCATTGAAGCTGAAGCAAAGGGAAATAATGTTGAGAAGATTGAGAATATGGATTGGGAGGATGTTTTTCAAGTGCATGAGATGCGAGACGCAAATTCTTGGCCTTCAGAACCCAAAGATTTCAA GGAGATAATTGAGGAGTTCCGCAGCCAAATATTCAATCTGACAGAGAAACTTTTGGAAATAGTAAGTGAAAGTTTGGGGCTAGAGAAAGGATATCTGAAATGGGCATTTGCAGGGGGAGACAAGGAGAAGCCATTCTTTGGCACCAAGGTGAGCCATTATCCTGCCTGCACTAGGCCAGATCTGATAAAGGGTATCCGTGCTCATACAGATGCAGGTGGGCTCATTCTTTTGTACCAAGATGATGAGGTTCCTGGCCTTCAAGTGCTTAACAATGGTACTTGGATTGATGTGCAACCTATGCAATACTCAATAGTTGTAAACATAGGTGATCAGTTAGAAGCAGTGAGCAATGGCAAGTATAAGAGTGCATGGCATCGAATTCTTCCAACAAAGGATGGAAACCGGTTATCAGTGGCATCCTTCTATAATCCCTCATACAATGCACTGGTCAGCCCTGCACCTCAGCTCATTGCTCAAGCTCAACCCAATGAAAATGCTGCTCATGAATTATATACTTATCCAAAGTATCTATTTGGCGACTATATGAAGATTTACTCTCAGCAAAAATATGAAGAAAAAGAACCCCGCTTCAAAGCAGTGGGAAGGTTGAATGAACCAATTTATTGTTGA